The Aerococcus christensenii genome segment CAGGCTTCTACTGCATTTTGGATTATGCTCTTTTGCTATCCAATGATGGGCAGATGGTCTGTGCTTATTATTATGTCAATTATTCTTGGCTTATATTGGGCAGTTGGTTCTAATTTAACAATTGGTATTTGTCAAGATTTAACAGATGGGGGCGGCTTTGCTGTTGCGCACCAACAAATGTTTGGATTAACCTTCTTTGCTAAATTAGCTGAAAAATTCAAACAAAAAGACGGCAAAGAAGTAAAACGGATGGAAGATGTGAGTTTTCCAGGGTGGTTATCCATCTTTAACGAGAATATGGTTTCCACTTCTATTTTGATGTTACTTTTCTTTGGAATTATTTTAGCTGTATTAGGGAAACCATATTTAGTAGGATTAAAAGCGTTAAAACCTGATAAAAACTTTTTGTTCTATATTGTTGAAACTTGCTTGAATTTTGCAGTTTACTTAACTATTTTACAATTAGGAGTACGTACATTCGTTGGAGAATTAACAGAATCTTTCCAAGGAATTTCCAATACGATTTTACCTGGAGCTGTTCCTGGGATTGATATTGCAGCAACATTTGCCTTTGGATCACCGAATGCTTCTACTATTGGTTTCTTATCTGGTGCCATTGGGCAGTTTTTAATGATTACTTTGTTAATTGTTTTAAAATCACCTACTATTGTTATTGCAGGATTTATTCCAGTCTTCTTTGATAACGCAGCGATTGGTGTGTTTGCAAATAACCGGGGAGGGTATAAGGCTGCTTTAGTCTTACCATTCTTCTCAGGTATTATTCAAGTATTGGGGTCAGCAGTGTTTGCTACCTGCATTGGACTATCACAGTATGGCGGTTATTTGGGAATGTTAGACTGGGCGACAGTATGGCCAGGATTCACTATCATTATGAAATTGTTAGGCTATGCAGGAATTGCTGTTGTAATTGCGATTTTATTAGTCATTCCACAATTACAATATAGGAAGAATCCAGAAGGATACTTTATGCAAGTAGAAGATTACGAACAATATAAAGAAAAATTTGCTAAAAACTAGTTAGTTAAATAAAGCATTTCAAAAAAATGAGGAGGAATAACAATGCGGGTTTTAGTATCATGTGCAAATGGATCAGGAACCAGTTTAATGTTACAAAGAAGCGCTGAAAAAGCTTTGAAAGAATTAGGCTTTAAAATTACAGCGATTAATCATACTTCAATCGCTGAAGGAAAAAGCACAGCGCGTAATTTTGATGTAGTTTTTACACCACTTAACTTTGTGAATATGTTTGATCAAGCGATCAAGCAAGGAGTGACAGTTATTGGCATTCAAAATGTTATGTCTGCAAAAGAAGTTAAAGAAAAAGTAGAAAAAAGCGATTTAATGAATAAAAAATAAAAATAACTTTTTCAATATAAACCAATTAATTGAAAAGGAAGGACTAACAAAATGACTTTACCAAAATTACAAATAGCCTGTGACCATAATGATTTATCAAGTGCTTTAGCGGATATAAAAGCGGTTGGAGATGTAGTAGATATTATTGAAGCCGGGACGCTTTGTTGGCAGGAGAAACATGGGGAGAAAAAGACCTGAATAAAGTAAATAAATTGATAGATATGGGCTTTAGAGTGTCTGTAACAGGAGGATTAAAAGTAGAAATATTGGATCTATTTAAAGGCGTTGATGTGTATACCTTTATAGCTGGGCGAGGCATAACGCAAGCAAAAGATCCCAAACAAGCAGCGATTGATTTCCAAAATAAAATAAAAGAAATCTGGGGGAAATAGCCCACAGGGCGAAAAAATAAGTTCAGCGAGCATCCCTAGGGGGTTGTGCTGAACTTATTTTTATCCCATAAAAGGATAAGGAGGAAGTATAGTGGTCAGTTTAGGAATATATGAAAAAGCACTTCCGAAAGGGATAAGTTGGATACAACGATTGAAAATGGCTAAAGAGTTAGGCTTTGATTTCGTAGAAATGTCAATTGATGAAACCGATGAACGGTTGGGGCGGCTAGATTGGACAAAAGAAGAAAGACATGAAGTAGTCAATGCGATGTACGCAACAGACATGAGAATTTTTTCAATTTGTTTAAGTGGCCATCGACGATTTCCATTTGGATCGTCTGATCCAAAGAAACGGCAAATAGCGCTAGAAATGATGCAAAAAGCAGTGGACCTAGCAGTGGATCTAGGAGTTAGAAATATCCAATTAGCAGGATATGATGTGTACTATGAAGAGAAAACAGATACTTCACGCGCGTACTTTATGGAAAATTTACAAAAAGCGGTGCATATGGCAGCAGAAAAGCAAGTGATGTTATCCATAGAAATTATGGATGATCCATTTATTAATTCGATAACAAAATTTAATCAAATTAAGCGAACGATTCACTCTCCATGGCTACAAGTTTATCCAGATTTAGGGAATCTAAGTGCATGGTCAAGTAATGAGGTAGGTGCAGAATTAGAATTAGGTATAGATGAAATTGTAGCGTGTCATGTCAAAGATACCCGGAATGTGACAGAGGATTTCCCAGGACAATTCAAAGAGGTTCCATGGGGAGAAGGGGATGTAGACTTTTTGGGCTGCTTTAAAACTTTAAAACGATTGAACTATAATGGCACCTTTATGATAGAAATGTGGTCAGAAACGGCAGATGATCCAGCGGAAGAGATAAGGAAAGCAAAAGCATATGTATTACCATATATGAGAGAGGCGGGATATCATGTCTAGAGAAGCAATCATTCAAGCAATGAAAGAGCGGGTATGTTTAGCAAATTTAAAATTACCAGAATATGGATTAGTGACTTTAACATGGGGGAATGTCGCAGAAGTGAATCGGGAGTTGGGAGTAATTGTGATCAAACCATCAGGAGTACCGTATGAAAAAATGAATCCAGAGGATATGGTAGTGACTGATCTAGAAGGGCATTTACTTGAAAAAGACAGTTT includes the following:
- a CDS encoding PTS sugar transporter subunit IIB, which encodes MRVLVSCANGSGTSLMLQRSAEKALKELGFKITAINHTSIAEGKSTARNFDVVFTPLNFVNMFDQAIKQGVTVIGIQNVMSAKEVKEKVEKSDLMNKK
- a CDS encoding L-ribulose-5-phosphate 3-epimerase, which translates into the protein MVSLGIYEKALPKGISWIQRLKMAKELGFDFVEMSIDETDERLGRLDWTKEERHEVVNAMYATDMRIFSICLSGHRRFPFGSSDPKKRQIALEMMQKAVDLAVDLGVRNIQLAGYDVYYEEKTDTSRAYFMENLQKAVHMAAEKQVMLSIEIMDDPFINSITKFNQIKRTIHSPWLQVYPDLGNLSAWSSNEVGAELELGIDEIVACHVKDTRNVTEDFPGQFKEVPWGEGDVDFLGCFKTLKRLNYNGTFMIEMWSETADDPAEEIRKAKAYVLPYMREAGYHV